The Acropora palmata chromosome 3, jaAcrPala1.3, whole genome shotgun sequence nucleotide sequence GTTAGTGACGAGTGAGTTCCATGCGCTTTTGCCGATTTGGACAACATGCATCTTATGTACTACCTTGACGACAAAGGTAAACGAATTTACACCATgaaagtaagtaagtaagtaagtaagtaagtaagtaagtaagtctGTCCAGTTTAGCGTACTCAAAGAGTGAATACAGGCTTCTTGAACCACATAAATTTTTCCTCAGTTGCATTGAATGAATTCTCAATTTGTCGTTCCACGTGCGATCTTCCTAACTTATGAATTTTACAATTCGTGGTTTAACACCCTTCTTTTTACAGAGAGTTGATCCCTTAGGAAACCCAACAAAGTCAGCCCATCCAGGTAAGTTTCTCGTCTTTATGTCGTTCTCTGTCAACTATTTTCCCATTTGATGCGTAATAATGGAGTTCAATTTGTAATCGAAAACATGGTTATAATTAATGGCAGAGAAATAACTTGTCCCTTCTGGGTAGATTTGATGGTTGAATACGTTTAATAAGGCGTTGTGGAGCAACTATTGCATTCATGGCTGTGCAGGGCTAACATATGCATTTATTAGTCAACTGCTTTTGCAGAACGAGACAGATAACAGACAAACAAGAGATCCTTCCACACACGGATCATTCACAAACCTTTGAAGACCATCAGAAAAGACAATGATTATGGTGTCTCTATGATTAATAAGGAGGGCTTTGCTATGATTCAGCAAGATTAGGGCATTATCTACCACTGCCCTGTAACGAAACTCGTCAGGAGTTGATGTCGACTAACACCTTTTTCAGACCTAGGGGACTAAAGTTAAGTTGCACTCAAGCCACTATGTTCCACAGTGCCAAACCGTAACCCTTATCCCAGGTTTCTGTGCATGAAGCAACTGGGAGTATTTCTGATCCCTCTTGAATGGGCTACTAGTGCATTGCAGGGTTAGCCCAGCAGAATTTTGTCATTGCCCATTTATACACCTAGGTGCAGCGAGATGACATGGTGTCATGTTTCTTGAATAAGGAAGCCTAACAACCTAACTAGTGCACGGCTGTGCtcacaaataaatgaaatgcaatgatTCCTAGCAAACAGGACGTACTGGTAATATTCTGAACATCCATGGTGTTGTGGCAGTAATTTTACATTAATGGGATCAAAAATGCTCTTGTTGCATTATTATGATTGAAATAGTGATGACTTCATGATCATCTTTTTTAGCCTGTTTTCTAACAAAGACAGATCCAGTTACCCACTCCTGGGATCAGCTGTTGATTGctggttttcttgtttgttggCTCTAGAAAATTACCATTGAAGTACCTCTccaatcaaaagaaaacaaatctaaaatgatttgtttgtttagtaTGTTTCATACCTGATAGTGAGACTATTTTGATTGTCTTATATCTTAACAAAATCATGAGACTTAGAGTTCTGCATTAGCGGAATAAAATTTAGCCatatagaaaaagaaaaatcttggtGATTTCTTTTCCAGCACGCTTTTCTCCTGATGACAAGTACTCTCGGAACAGAGTGATGCTGAAAAAAAGATTTGGTATCTTACCGACCCAGCAGCCCATGCCAGTctattgaaattaattttgagtGAAAGAGATACTTGGAGTGATCAACAAATTGAGTAAATGATAATAGTTCTGAATCACACTCTTCATGGATTTCTTTTTGGACAAATGTCaatgcataataataatttcagaTTGCTGCAATTGACTTGTGTACGGTACTGTATTAAATACAACACAACATGAATAAATTGTGTTCTCTTATTGTGACCACTATTGACCATTGCTGAGGATTACAAGAGCTGTACTGATCAAACTTATTGTTACCTTCTATTTTACATGAAgtgtatttttttcaaatatatcACCTTAACGTAGCTGTACTTCTGAACtaaactaaataaattttgaaattacatttgaatctttgtgAACAAATACATCTTTCTTTGGGGACTACATTTAGTGAGCTTTCATGATGTGGTGCTAAACTAGCTCAGTTCCCTTCATTTCAAAGTGGCAAAGTAATAGATAGTCTCTGCTGTTTAATGGGGAGCTTATGCAGGCAATGCTTTTGAGGTGCAGATGGCATCtagaagtgagctgtttttcCTATTTTAACAAGTCTTGTCACCACCACATTTATACTGTTAATCATCTTTTCACTGGTACAGTCaactagtttgaaaatctgggagagaccacaGTCTTGGCATGTGAAATGTTTACTTCTGGTTTCTGTCTGTtgctgaaaatgtcacttgcTTATGGTCTCAAATATCTAGGAGTGACCTTGCAGAATGAAGTCAGATTCTCTCAGGCCCACAAGAACAGTCAgttttttgttcaaagttgGTGGATGACCATATCTGTTCTCGAatactgaaataaaattttaggtTGCGTGACAGCTGCATATGAACTTTGACTAGGTATTTACCAGTGAAGTAgccaataatatttttttttttagatttgatGTTCTTAGATATGTTGAATATACATTTGTCCCAGTTAATGCAATTGTTGGTCTGTGATGCACTCATTTACATCTTATTTATACTCCTTTGATGTAGaacttttttcaaatgttgaaTTGTTTATGGTGCTTTGTCTATCATCAACTGCAAAAGACTCCTACC carries:
- the LOC141875455 gene encoding H/ACA ribonucleoprotein complex subunit 3-like; translation: MHLMYYLDDKGKRIYTMKRVDPLGNPTKSAHPARFSPDDKYSRNRVMLKKRFGILPTQQPMPVY